The following are encoded together in the Microterricola viridarii genome:
- a CDS encoding App1 family protein produces the protein MVDSSEAFSAPQSSASRAHRAARIEDWVHARRDRSARRRGHRETVIPYSGYGGDGWVRILCRVLLSRPADPQPVSPRAKRRAERRGTGMRGWRSFTSVPVGSARVTVELGGQSFDVIADRGGVVDTVVQVKLEPGWHTATLRTAESLPVEAELNVVDPSVTFGVLSDVDDTVMVTMLPRPLLAAWNTFVLDEHARIPTPGMAVLLEKLASSRPGTPVIYLSTGAWNVAPTLSRFLSRNLYPSGVLLLTDWGPTHDRLFRSGREHKRDNLNRLAAEFPNIRWLLVGDDGQHDEEHYRQFALAHPDNVAAIAIRQLSPGEAVLAGGRSKLEDGYGGVPWAYAPDGSGLADQLSEIGVL, from the coding sequence GTGGTCGACTCCAGCGAAGCGTTCAGTGCGCCCCAGAGCTCGGCTTCTCGGGCCCATCGCGCAGCACGCATCGAAGACTGGGTTCATGCCCGGCGCGATCGCTCCGCCCGCAGGCGCGGACACCGCGAGACGGTCATCCCCTACTCCGGCTACGGCGGAGACGGCTGGGTGCGCATCCTCTGCCGCGTGCTGCTCTCCCGCCCCGCCGACCCGCAGCCCGTCTCACCGCGCGCCAAGCGCCGCGCCGAGCGCCGCGGCACCGGGATGCGCGGCTGGCGCAGCTTCACCAGCGTCCCCGTCGGATCCGCCCGGGTGACCGTCGAGCTCGGCGGCCAGAGTTTCGATGTCATCGCCGACCGCGGCGGGGTCGTCGACACTGTCGTGCAGGTGAAGCTTGAGCCCGGCTGGCACACCGCGACCCTGCGCACCGCGGAATCGCTGCCCGTCGAGGCTGAGCTGAACGTGGTCGACCCATCCGTGACGTTCGGTGTGCTGTCGGATGTCGACGACACGGTGATGGTCACGATGCTGCCCCGCCCGCTGCTCGCGGCCTGGAACACCTTCGTGCTCGACGAGCACGCCCGCATCCCGACGCCCGGCATGGCCGTGCTGTTGGAGAAGCTGGCCAGCTCCCGCCCCGGTACCCCGGTGATCTACCTCTCCACCGGCGCGTGGAATGTGGCTCCGACACTGAGCCGCTTCCTCTCCCGCAATCTGTACCCGAGCGGCGTGCTGCTGCTCACCGACTGGGGTCCCACCCACGACCGGCTGTTCCGGAGCGGGCGCGAGCACAAGCGGGACAACCTCAACCGGCTCGCGGCCGAGTTCCCGAACATCCGCTGGCTGCTCGTCGGCGACGACGGCCAGCACGACGAGGAACACTACCGCCAGTTCGCCCTCGCCCACCCGGACAACGTGGCCGCGATCGCGATCCGCCAGCTCTCCCCCGGCGAGGCGGTGCTGGCCGGCGGTCGCTCCAAGCTGGAGGACGGCTACGGCGGGGTGCCGTGGGCGTACGCACCGGACGGTTCCGGCCTGGCCGACCAGCTGAGCGAGATCGGCGTCCTCTAG